The Arachis ipaensis cultivar K30076 chromosome B03, Araip1.1, whole genome shotgun sequence region AATTGACGCCACTAGAAACTAGAAAGTAGAAAGTAGAAACCATGCCATGTCGTCGTCCCTTGCACTTCTAACAAGGAttccgctagggagacaatggactatttgtacaatgtgtgaACATGCtctatactatctagaataatcaTCCGAGTACTagtgataataaacatcttcctaAAAACTTAAACTAATTTTAGAGTTCATCAAggatcaaactcttgacctttcggatctaacACTCTAATACCATGTTATGGTACCACTCATCCAGAACCCGACCACGAAGATGGCTATGACGCGCGGGTAGGCCTTCTTCTCGAGCGAGTCACCAAACATGTGTCCCATGTCAGCAGCGTAGCCTATAAGGAGCACTGCAATGGCGACCGCTAAGGCTCCGGCAACAATGAAAGGCCGCCGGCGTCCAAACCGCGACGTGCAGCGGTCACTATAGTAGTCTACTATGGGCTGCACGAACATCCCACTTATGGGTCCGCAAAATAAGATGTAAGCTGCGGAAGCGTGTGGGATATCAAGGAGGTGAACGTACGGCAACAATAAGAATAGCTGTAGAGCCCACCCAAACTGAACACCGGCGACGATAGACGCCACGACGATGATCTGACGTAGAAGATTCGGCTTTGGTAGTAGTGTAGACTGGTTCTCTAAGTTGAGAGAAAGGAACTCCATTGTTTTTTTAAAAGAGTAAGTAGTGTGTGTGTTTGTGAATTGTGTGTTACTGTGTTTGAAAGAGTTTAATTCAAGTAGTATGTGTGTTTGTGAATTGTGTGTTAGGGTTTGGAGTTAAGGAGAAGGAGTGTGGGAGTTTTATAATAGAACAAGGGAGTATGAAGGTTATGTTAATTAATTTGAGTTATAAATAACATAAACAAGGTTAGATTATTTAAAAAGTGATCTACACTTTTatagaataattagttaaaaattaaaaaaatgttattttatttctatatttgatAAAGCCTATTATGCTCTAAATATATTGTTTAGATATTTATTATGGTGAAATATATTGGTCAAGAATTTAATTCATTTGTAAATTTGGTTATGGCTATTGCTGTAAATTTGGTTATGGCTATTGctgtaaattaaaatattttgtcCTAGTGACAATACAGTTACTTTTGCATTAGTTTTATGTATCATGGATTAATATTTCtttcttaaaataaatattttcccaAGTCTAAAAACATTGGAACACCCCTGTTTGTAAAACTATCACAGAACTTTCTTTGGAAGGAAAGTTATCAAACTTGAAGTTTAAACTTTAAACAACTTCGCTGCCaagcttgctcatcttgtggAGATGGAGGTGAAACATAGATGTAATCAGATACTTGAACTCGGATTTCCTTTAGGTGGAATTGCCAAGCTGTTTGCTCAAGAATGGGAGGGTGATGTAACTGTTGTTATGCCTGCAACTCTTGCTCAGTACTCGAAAATTATACAGAATCCTTCATATATGGAACTTCAGAAGGCAAACAACCAAGGGAGAAGATGCACCTGGGAGAAGCTTTCGGCCATAAAAGCTAATTGCGGAATTGAGCTTGCTCTTGATGAGTGTGTTGTAATGCTCAATCATATGAGAAGACTCAAACGAAGTGCTGCAAGAGCGGCAGCTGCTGTTTCTTCTCAAGGTCCCGGTTTTCCCCCTGCTGTCAAGTTCTGTGGTGCAAGAAGAATTCCTTCATGGAATGTTATTGCACGAGAAAATTCAACAGGATCCCTTGAAGATCTTATTCTAGGCGCTAACGGTCCCAATGAAACCTCCGGtaaaaattggaagtccaaccgTAGCGCATATGATGGAAGTGACTGTGAATCTGAATGTAGTGACTCAAATTCTTGGACAAGAACTGGGGGGCCTTTAATGAGAACTACTTCGTCCAATCTGTTCATTGACTTCGTCCAGCACTTAGAAATCGATATTGAACCTAGTACAAGCATGCCGGGTCGTACTACGCCTCACGATTTTCAATATCACAGTCCCAGGGTGACAACACCGGATAGGAGCTCCTCAGAATCCGACCAGAGGGAAAACGGCAACAAGGTTTTCACGAATGGATCTAGCATAATGGTAACTGAAGGCGATCTTTTGCAGCCTGAAAGGATCCATAATGGGATTGTGTTCAATGTTATCAAGAAAGAAGACTTGTCACCTTCAAGTAGGAGTCATGATAGTTTTAGCAATGAAGTCGCCGAGTCTGTCCAAATTTATTGTCCAGGGAAGGAGATGGAATagtattataataaaaaaaactttatGAAACATCAAATACGTATTTTTATATATAGTGGCTGAAAATTTTAAATGTACACGTAATATGATTAGCTAAAGGGTATACTAGCAATGAGTTAAACAAATCAACTCAGCATTATACACTGGTTACAAATAAATAGTTTATACAGGAAATTCCATTAAATAGTTCTATTCCTACGAAAGAATGAATCATCTCTCAAAGGACTATACATTCATTACATTGTACCCTACAGTGTAACATGAGAACTTTGCTGGATTTCACGTTTGCTTTGATATGGACAGAAGATTCAAACATATATTCCTAACCCGAGCTCCTTTGGATTTGTTTCAATCGTCCACGGTGACCTGTTTAGtaccaaagagaagagaaaagaaaacagCATAAATTCAAAATATCAAAGAAAGTCACcagtaaataactaaatatagaGCTACATTTTGAAAGTTCATGAGTTCACCTGTTCATTACAAAATTAAATGTTCCCTGGCTAGCACGCTGGAGAAGAACTTCTCTGGCCTCAATTGCAAGTCCTTGAGCCTGCATGTGGAATTCGATCAAATAGTTATAGGACAAAAAGGAAAAAAGTGTGTTCTAAAATCTTAAGGATACAGGTCTAAAATAAAATGTGGCCAAAGAATAAAGAAGGATTGATAAACAATGTATATGCATACTTCTTCAGGAAACCAAACACCAGGTTGTGTGCTTCCTTCAAGAATCGCAAGTGCAAATGCTGCTGTTGCAATTCCTACAGATCTGGAAGAATGTACATACTGTGTTGATCATGATCATAACTAATTAATTGACCATATATTCAGTCTTTATGAAATTAACATCATTAAAGGATATAAATTTTACTGCATAATTTTTTCATTAATTAAAAATCATGCAAAAATTTAAAacgagaagaaaaaaaaaacgaaagaaCTTACATGGAAAGTTTGCTATGACTGAAGAGGCCAACCTTGCTGCGGCCACTTGAAAGCTCCAAATCAACCTgtccagaagataagatgacatAACTGGCTACATTGTTTTTGTTAGTTTCTTGTATCTTATTGAACATCATAACAACAGTACTGCAATGTTTAAAGAGgaaagagggaaaaaaaaaaagaaaggaacagAAAAGGATTTTGAAGGAGCACTAGTTTCATCCTACTTATTTGCCTCACCCTCATTGATACACGTTCCCCAGCAATCCCATCAACTGCTCGAACAACAGGATCAAATAACTCAACCAACATTTGGACTTTACTCCTGTCTCTCAGAAATTCCTGCATAATTATTTAAAAGTATTCACATTATAATTAATCCTCTCTTCGGCTCATAATATCTGTCACAGTTCATCATGAATGTACTTTCTTGTATGCCAAGTGCAAATTCTTGTACTTTCTTGTATGCCAAATGCAAATTCTGGGCACAGTTCATTGTATTGAGGTGACATGTTTAATGAAAACTGTTAGTAACAGAACTTATGGTTTGGGAGCATACCGGAGGAAGAAGATTGGTCATAGCTTCCATTCCCCAATTCCAAAAAAATGGTGCTGTTCCGAATCGAGCACTTACAGTTGGCACTCCTAGAATCTCAAACGCACTTCTAACCTCTGGTAAATTCCTGAAAACCATGTATTGAAGTGGAATCCTAATTTCTGAAGAAAGCAAATATATGGGGATAATTAAATGAATTGGTAGAAGAATGAAGACCACAtttcatatcatatcatatcatatcatatatgAATATGATACAAACAGTTCCATGATCTTCTTGTGCAAGCTTTGTAAAATGACCAGAATATCATCTCCACAGATTTTACAACTTAACTAATAATAAGTAAAAGACTCAATTACGGtgtataattatttttctttttaaacacAGTTCCACGGGATGTTTAGATTTCAAGCACTTCTATATCTATAACTTACAATAGATAAACATCTCTTTTGCCAATCCCTTTTCCAAAATCTACATTGAGCATTCCACTATATGGCTTCAGTTTGATCTTTTCTCCTAGTTGAACATTCCAGCATCATCATTTAAATCCTACAAACAAAATGGTAATTAACCTagataaaaacaaaaaacttaaACTATGTAGACAACAACCTTTGCTATATGCAATCACTTCCTCTCCCAACAACAAGAAGCTAGTAGCCAATATGGTTGGACCAGCACCACCAGTTCCAGCTGTATAGTATGAGAACCTGAGGAAAAGATAGCAAATTATAATTTGATAAATCAACAAGAAATCCCAGAAAATAAAGGGTCTAACACTGGATAAACTTAGTCATCACTCATGTccttttttaaaattcagattttcatTCATTTTTCTACTAAGCTTAATTTGTCtcagcagcaaaaagaaaaggcATATATACATTAGATTGATGAAAAGGTTTGTTATGAAGATTAATGAAACTAGAATTGACTATAAAcaatttagagagagagagagagagatggtcGATCACCTTAACCTTTCTGGCTTATCTTCTTCAGTTTCAGTTTCTGCAGCACGGACTAGCTCTGCTGCCATGACTAAAGACAAAATTGTAGAAAGTTTTAGCAATACATATAGCAGCAACTGACCACTAAAATTACAATATGCGCTTCAACCCATATTGCCAAGTAAATAAGAATGACAAGCCCAAAAAATACATTCACAACAACAGCTTATATCATTCTTCATAATCATCTGAAAAGAAAAATGCATTGCCGAGTAACAACTTTTGCCATACACGTATTTTCCGGGTCAATTTAATATGgattatttgaaaagttattctTGCCAACACAAGAATACAGCATATAAATAAGCAATTAGCACTTAGCAGTAAGCACCATTGCTCACTCCAGGGTATATTCCTCCTGTTGTTATAGCTGGAACATTCGCAGCTAACGCTCTGCTCATAAAGGACTTTGCACGCGCTGCATAGCTTGTGTCATCGCAAACATCAACATATGCAGTCTGCATCAAGAAACATATCGAAAATGATAGTCAGGTGTTGCACATGCACATTTAAAAGGCAGGAACCAAGATATATGCCTGCATGTAGGTGCGGAGAGATTTTCAATATCATATATAACATGAGCAAGGATTAAATGTTGAATATAGAATATGGTACCTTAGTGTTTATGGCAGCTTCAAGCACACTGCATTTTTCTGCTTGTTGGAATGGCCCCGCCGTATGAACTACAAGATCCACATCTGCATAAAGCAGAGCCTTAAGATATCATTATCACTGAATTTTCCCATCAATATCATTATCACTCCAAACATTTAAACTTACATAACCGTATAACTGTATTACAATACAATATAAATTTTACGGCAGtatcaacaacatcaattcaccacacaaaataaacaaacaagCAAGCAAGTAAATGAAAAGCCAGTTGACAAAATGTGATGTTACTGCAACTACcttcttttaagttttaactaaCTAATACTGTACAATCTATTTAGAGTAGTTATGATTACCTTGCAGAGCAGTTTGGAGTGAATCTTGATCATTGAGATCAACCTGAGAAAAACCAGAATTGCCCCCGAGTTTTGCAACCAAAGCTTCACCTTTCTCTCTGTTGTTACCATACTTGAATAGAATGAATTACTCATATTCACAGTAAACTACGTTAGTAAACAGTAATTGTTATATACATAAAGGTGCTGCTGAATAGCAGAGCAGATGATAAcatggaagagagagagagagagagagagagagacctgTTTCTGCCAGCGACGAGGATGCGGAGATCGGGGCAAAGGTTGGAGAGAGCAATGGCGGTGGATCCACCGACCCTACCTGTTCCGCCAAGAACCAAGACTGTCGAGTTGCGGGTCTTCTCCGGAAGCTGAACCCTCTCAAACTCAATGTTCCTGCTGCTTGTTTGGAGTTGGCTCTTGGCTTTGAGCTTCGAATTCAGCGGCAACCATTTAATATTCAACGGCACTGCAGCTGGCGCCATTGAATTGAAGGAATCAGTGAACAAAGctccctcttctttttcttttttctttctaatttctgCACTGTATTATCAACTTATCGTCTGCTCGTTTTTGTTAtcttttgtaattttgtttatATTTGGCTGTTGTGCTGACGTGGTCACAAACGCTTCTTACATACTTGGCAAAATTGACGCCACTAGAAGTGTTTGAAAGAATTTAATTCAAATAGTGTGTGTTTGTGAATTGTGTTTTAGGGTGTTGAGTTAAGGGGAAGGGGTATGGGAGTTTTATAATAGAATAGGGAAGTATGAAGGTTATGTTAATTAATTTGAGTTATAAATAACATAAATAAGGTTTGATTATTTAAAAAGTGATCTACACTTTTatagaataattagttaaaaattagaaaaatgttattttatttctatatttgatAAAGTCTATTATGCTCTAAATATATTGTTTAGGTATTTATTATATATGGTGAAATATATTGGTTaagaatttaatttatttgtaaatTTAGTTATGGCTATTGCTGTGATGATTAATGTTTTTTTTCCACTAGAATCTTTGACCAAGGgtgtaaattaatattattgtaagtttatttctttcattttcaATGGTACAATCCTGATGTCATTCTTCTGGAAGATCTTTTAGAGAGCTTGTGCTTTGCCTATATATGATTTTCCTTGTCAAATTTTTTTTTGCTGAGTTTTTTAATTTAAGTTACATCGATTTTGATAGATAACAAATTAGACAATTGAGTATTGCTACCATTATTAGCACATTTCTTATTGGTATAGTTCACAGGATACTGTCTGCCGGGTGCCTACTCATACTAACATTCTATTTCTTGTAACAGGTGTTAGATACCCGTGGACATTTTTGTTGGTTGCCTTGGGTATGGTTTATGGCCACCGATGATTCTTATATCAGAAATTGTCCAGACCTTCTTCCTAGCAGATTTCTTTTACTACTATGTCAAAAGGTTGGTTTAGAATATTGTACAGTCCCTTATGTTGCAGCTTTGGCATAGAATCTTGAGGTCCTTCTAGCATGACTTcttataatatttattttgttggAGGTCAGCTTGTTCTTCTAGCATGATAATAAACTTGTGATGCATAATATAAAATTCCTTGATAAGAGTTTtgttgaaattaatttattagattttttttattttatcattaaagcATTGAACTTGTATTCGATTGTGATATATCAGTATCACACACCACACCTCTATGACAACAATAACATTGCATCCCTCAGTCAATCTTCTATCAATTTTCTTCTCAGTGTCTAGGAGAAACTCTTAAATTGCTGTGTCAAGCTCAAAGAGAAGCTTCTCAGTACCCCCTATTCATGTCATTTTTTGGAGTCGAAATTCCATGAATAACTCCATATTTTAGTTGGTGTAATAGTTTGGGCTTGATTCTTATCACGGATTTCAAGTTTTTGCTGAAAACCCTACTCTAGATATTAGAGAAGTAGAGAGGACAAAGTGGAGTAAGTCccggaaaaaaaaaaggaaaaaagtagaGTATGGCGGGTGAGATgcgaaaaatttaattttcaacccATCCAAGTTAATAAAATATAActcaagtccaaaaaaaaaaaaagttaatataaCTAAATTTTATATTAACAGAGTAACTCATAATTTTCAACATTTAATTGGATAATAATATAAATGTTTTACACTATTGCATATCGAAATTTAAAACTATATATAACGAGGATACACTCTTGTtaacactattttttttttcaaaaaaaaaatttgttactttTTATGTATTACCacaattattaaatttgactatAATGAGTGCGAGCGAACTGGTTCGAATCGAGTTGATCGAACTGTATGTGTTCATCACACCTtcacaaataattttaaaatggcTAAAATAAAAATCGAACTTATAAAGAATGTTtatacacaatttttttattCGCTAAACTATGTTTAATCTTTTGTTTTGTATCATAGAAAACATATATatctatatttaaaaataaaaatgctactTCACGAGTCGTCCATATCCCACTACAACAGAGGAATGGTGTATCATATATAACTCCATTTCAAAATAATTTTGACATTCTGATAGATTGAATAGCACTACAAACAGCTATTCAAACTTTAATATATTTACATACTCAGAAGTCAGAATTGCATTTTTGTGTACACACGGACATCAAAAATGATCTAAAGTCTGCTCTGTAACGCGATTCTTCTTTCATTTGAAAAACCAGTGAATAATAACAATGGACAAGCTATATTttggttattaattaattaacaattaACCTTCAATGACTTAACTTAATTCTGctagtttaattaattaattaattaaatcggTTCATGTTATTAATTACGGTTTGAAGAAATTGGCATTGAGACGTTTATCAATTAGAGTCTTCAAAGCCGAAGCTATCAAAAGAGCAGCAATGAGCATTCCTAAGCAACCAAGAACAACATTGAAGCACCAAGCGAAGCTTCTCGTACGAGGTTTCTTAATGGCCACCCACATGAAACATGGGTATGCATAAGACACTGGCACGAATGCGATTCCACCAAGAAGAAGTGACAGTGATGGTAGGAAGGGGAACGCCACGGCTACAAAGAAGGTTAATCCTCCAAAGAAAAGACGAATGCATGTTCTGACCCACCTTGGACACTTGTTGTTCTTTCTGGCTGTGATTTTGAATTCAATGTTGTCGAAAAATGGCATCGCATACACTTGGTAGCTGCTCAGGCAATGTAGAATTACCAAAAAGTACATTGCTCCTATTGTGAACTTCGTCACTTGATGAGCGTGCATGTGTGCAAACGAAGTTAATAGCCCGTCTTTTTCAATCTGCAACAAAGGAACATACATACATTAAGTTTGTCAAACTAATAGAGGTAAtgaatcaatatatatatatacatagatgCAAATTATTAGTGAAGTTAAAATTCTTGCCTGGTTTCCGTAAGCCCAAAATCCGGGAAGAGCCAGGGGATAAACGCACATGGCAATTATTGCGTACGAAATGATCACTCCTCTACGCATTTTTACGTTGGATTTCTCTTTCGAATCTGATGGAAGCGTTCCCTGTGTAACCATAGATACATAAATGTCAATCTAATTTGATTATAGAGTCTCTCTACCCACATGTGAAAATACAGAGATATATCAGTTTagacaaatattataaattatttatggaatcttaattaaaattttgaaaatcaagctgaatattagattaataaaatttaaaattaaaaaatttaaggtTTAATAGGTGTTGaactaattaaatataataaaataatatatttttaaaaaatttgactgATTTAATCGattaattaatttttcaaaaggtttttttttttaaataatactaaaaattattaaaatttattatttgtgGCCATCATTTTTAACTATTAATCTAATTCTTTTAGTTTAATAACTTAATAACAATATATTTTGATCCACATTTTTAAGTATTGatgaccaaaaataataaattttgatgactttctgatatttttctttttttaattcattATAAATTCATTTTTATCTTGAACTAACTTGGTCTAGTAACTAATTTTTAATGAATCCAATTAAATCAATTGGTtatctaattttcaaaatcataatcttaaCTATAtcattttataaatatatttttgtgtaAATAATTATAAACAATTTCTTTTTgtgtcattttttttttgtctgattAGAAGCTCAAATATAATTAATGACTCACCTGTATTTCGAGTATAAGATTATGGCCCCGGAAAGCAAGCAAAATGATTCCAATGGAATTCATAACGTCATTAGCCTTAGCCACGTTACTTCCATGCATCGTTGTACTATAGGACACGTCATCATTGGGCTTACCCGTCTTGACGGAGATGGCCCAAAAGAGTGTGCAATAGGCGATGGCGGCGACGGAGCCGACGGCGGAAACAGCAGCCATTGAATTGAGGTTTGGCAACTGAGCTATGAGAATGGCTATGCAAGTAAAGATCAAATACCACTGAACTCCAGTTAGTGAGTGGAGAGTACAATTATCCTTTTCACAAAGTGTCTTGAATAGTAGGTCTAGGGTTCCACCACCGGTGATAATTAAGATTACGCACGTTCCTCCGGAGAGGTAACTCACCGGAAATAGTGCTGCTACCTTCCCTAGTTTCTTACCTAACATTTATATAACATAGGTTAGGTTTGTGTTAGAAAAATCCACTCTTTTAAAGAACAtgccaaaaaaattataattattcaAAGTACAGCACATNNNNNNNNNNNNNNNNNNNNNNNNNNNNNNNNNNNNNNNNNNNNNNNNNNNNNNNNNNNNNNNNNNNNNNNNNNNNNNNNNNNNNNNNNNNNNNNNNNNNNNNNNNNNNNNNNNNNNNNNNNNNNNNNNNNNNNNNNNNNNNNNNNNNNNNNNNNNNNNNNNNNNNNNNNNNNNNNNNNNNNNNNNNNNNNNNNNNNNNNNNNNNNNNNNNNNNNNNNNNNNNNNNNNNNNNNNNNNNNAGTCGCAACTCTGATATTATGTCATGGAAGATGGAACCCTTATCTCAAaagtttaaactaataaaaaaaaaataatacgaattgttgtatttttataaaataattaaatatttatgtaaaattattttattcaacATGTGAAAATTGATTTCTTGGAATAATATAATAGGTGTATGTAGTGCTGTTAAAGGCTACTTCAACATGAGTTAAAGTATGTTATCTTCTCCAAATGTTAGCATCAAATCAAGTTGAAAATATTTATATGGGCTATATATAAATTAAAGGTAATGAGGTGTTTAATTTCTAGATGACCCAGTGGGGCTCTGTTAAAAAATGGACAAAAACTATATATAAAGTAGACCACATATCAATAAGCTAAGTGAAAGTAGAAGTGATGTATCATGTGTAGTGGCTGGCATATATAGAAAATTTTGGTGCATGCCATCCTATAATTGATGAGATAGCACTTTCAAAACaagtattttcaaattttatattggaaaaagaaaattaataatgGAACACATTCAGAATATATTTACTACCATATGATGTATGCGAGAACAAAATATATAGTATATATGTAGTTAAGgtggaaaaaaaatataatggAATACATCCACTATCATACCACTACTTAATTTGTTCTTGGTAAGAttctagaattcatattaaaattaaaaatatgttagTTGATGAGTTTCGGAATGATATTAGTTTAAaagtatattaaaaaattatatatttaatataatatgtactaatttaaagaaaataattttttaactataGTATTAAGATATTTGttaacaaaatcttttaaaatatataaagagTATAATCCAAGTAAATGATAAAAAGTGCCTTCTTACTGTATATGACTAAAGTGGGttgtaaaatttaaaacaaaaaaaaaatattttatcataaataataattttacttAATTAAGACCATCATCTAATTAGCGTGTTGAGGTagcatattttttctttttgaaacaAGCTTAGCTTAATTAGTAGAATAATAAAAGTGGAAGTTTGTGTTATTGCTGTACCAAAAGCAGCCATAGCGAGAACAAGGAATCTGCTGTGCCGAATTCCAGGAACTGATTCATGAAGCTCAACAAGGAGAAATATGGTGTATAGCTGCCAAATAAATGCCAGAGACAAACATACACTACCCCATGCCCTGCAATTATTTCCATTTCATTATTCATTAATTTATATTCCGCAAATTATTATTCCATTATTGTGGAATTTGTCCAATAACAATAATAGTATACTGTACTGGAAATGTATGCATGTGCTATTatattatatttctttttttctttttgattataAATTATGTAAGTATATATATAGAACTATATATATAGAAGAGTAATGATGATAAATTCTGGTGAATTATATTCCACATATATAGAAAGTGAAAAATTTNNNNNNNNNNNNNNNNNNNNNNNCATGATAATAAATTATAGTCATTATTGTTTGATCAATCAACTACTAGATTGTGTGAGTAGTAGTTATAAAAGTCTGTCAAAGACTTttctatatttaattttttcttcaagATATTTCATCTTTTTTCCAGATGCATTGCTTTTGCTTTAATTTAGGCCTATGACTTTTTATTTTGCCCTACctctttttgttctctctttccCATCACATTCACATACACACATGTACGTATACGTGCGTGTATCACATGCATTGTTGTCATGGTTTTCGTATCTCACTCTGCTACTTCTACTAGCTACTCTTCATGTATAAAGACCTTTTGTACTTTCTAATACtagtcaataaaaataataataatatcgtaTTATTATACggagaattaaaattatattaatctGACA contains the following coding sequences:
- the LOC107632480 gene encoding triacylglycerol lipase SDP1-like, with product MEVKHRCNQILELGFPLGGIAKLFAQEWEGDVTVVMPATLAQYSKIIQNPSYMELQKANNQGRRCTWEKLSAIKANCGIELALDECVVMLNHMRRLKRSAARAAAAVSSQGPGFPPAVKFCGARRIPSWNVIARENSTGSLEDLILGANGPNETSGKNWKSNRSAYDGSDCESECSDSNSWTRTGGPLMRTTSSNLFIDFVQHLEIDIEPSTSMPGRTTPHDFQYHSPRVTTPDRSSSESDQRENGNKVFTNGSSIMVTEGDLLQPERIHNGIVFNVIKKEDLSPSSRSHDSFSNEVAESVQIYCPGKEME
- the LOC107629585 gene encoding uncharacterized protein LOC107629585, with protein sequence MAPAAVPLNIKWLPLNSKLKAKSQLQTSSRNIEFERVQLPEKTRNSTVLVLGGTGRVGGSTAIALSNLCPDLRILVAGRNREKGEALVAKLGGNSGFSQVDLNDQDSLQTALQDVDLVVHTAGPFQQAEKCSVLEAAINTKTAYVDVCDDTSYAARAKSFMSRALAANVPAITTGGIYPGVSNVMAAELVRAAETETEEDKPERLRFSYYTAGTGGAGPTILATSFLLLGEEVIAYSKGEKIKLKPYSGMLNVDFGKGIGKRDVYLLNLPEVRSAFEILGVPTVSARFGTAPFFWNWGMEAMTNLLPPEFLRDRSKVQMLVELFDPVVRAVDGIAGERVSMRVDLELSSGRSKVGLFSHSKLSISVGIATAAFALAILEGSTQPGVWFPEEAQGLAIEAREVLLQRASQGTFNFVMNRSPWTIETNPKELGLGIYV
- the LOC107629584 gene encoding lysine histidine transporter-like 8, whose amino-acid sequence is MAEEEVKERNFRSGTVLLSNSDAILKPPLPPHQASTLLIHIDNINNEHQNQHHRRHSSSSSQIYPTNSEFEDEPSSGLSQQQGPKDEWLPITESRNGNAYFAAFHVLNSNIGFQALMLPVAFATLGWAWGSVCLSLAFIWQLYTIFLLVELHESVPGIRHSRFLVLAMAAFGKKLGKVAALFPVSYLSGGTCVILIITGGGTLDLLFKTLCEKDNCTLHSLTGVQWYLIFTCIAILIAQLPNLNSMAAVSAVGSVAAIAYCTLFWAISVKTGKPNDDVSYSTTMHGSNVAKANDVMNSIGIILLAFRGHNLILEIQGTLPSDSKEKSNVKMRRGVIISYAIIAMCVYPLALPGFWAYGNQIEKDGLLTSFAHMHAHQVTKFTIGAMYFLVILHCLSSYQVYAMPFFDNIEFKITARKNNKCPRWVRTCIRLFFGGLTFFVAVAFPFLPSLSLLLGGIAFVPVSYAYPCFMWVAIKKPRTRSFAWCFNVVLGCLGMLIAALLIASALKTLIDKRLNANFFKP